GATTTTGTGACCGGGCCAATGCTTGGCCCATGGCTTGCCCAGGCCATCTGGGACTGGTCTAAGCCCCTTCGACTGGCCCACCCAGGCCAAGCCACTGCGGCCCCCTTTCGCATTCGTGAATTTGGCGGTGGTCGCGGCGACCTTGCTGCAGCACTTCTTCGCCTTGCACAGGCGAGCCAGGCATGCGCCGATGCGTCGGCCGGGCCAATTGCAATTGAGATGGTGGAGCTGTCGGCCGATCTGCAGGCCCGGCAACAGGCGGCCACCCGTGATCTGGGGAATGTGGTGTGGACATCATCCCTGACGCCAGGCTTTTCAGGTCTCGTACTCGCCAACGAGGTAATCGACGCCATGCCCGTGAGATGTTTCGAATGGGCGGGTGGTGATCAGGTCTTGGAGTGGGGCGTGGGACTCTCTGGTGAAGGGAACCTTGTCTGGCAGTCGCGGCCCGCCGATGCAGAACTGCAAGCCGTGGTGATCGACCGACAGCGGGCGGCAGCCGCTCGTGGTCTGCCTTGGGATCAGGGCTATCGGGGCGAGGTCTGCCCGTGGCTGGCGCCCTGGTGTCGTAGTTTGTTTGAGAGCATGGATCGGGGAGCCGTTCTTCTGATCGATTATGGCTATGCTCAGCCAGAACTCGACCACCCGGGCCGCACACGGGGCACGCTCTGTGCCCATTACCAACACCGGCGTTTTGACGAGCCACGGTATTTGCTTGACCGCATTGGACAGCAAGACCTAACAGCCCACGTTGATTTTTCAGCCTTGGCGCGGGCTGCGACGCAGGCCGGGTTTGAGGTTGGCGGCTTTGTGACCCAGGCCCGGTTTTTAATGAACACGGGCTTATTAGAGTCGGCGCAGCGCCTGTTGCATGAAACGCAGGACATGGTGCTGAGAACCAAGCTGCTCCAGTCACTACAGGTCTTGTTGTCTGAATCCGAGATGGGCGAGGTCTTCAAGGTGATGTTGCTTACCAAAAACCTGCCGGCTGATTTAGCAGAACAATTACACGCAATAGGATTTGCTTTGGGCGATCGCCACACAAGCCTGTGATGCTGCGCCCAACGGTTTAAGTTTTAGGCGGGGCTAATGGGCATTGATAAATTTCGGATGGGTCTTTAACAGGTCTCGGCGGGCCGACCGTGTGGCCTGCGCAATCGACTGGCCCGATTGCTGTGCGGTTTTGGCCGCAAGCCCCACCGCATGGGTAGCGGTATCACTGCACACGATTTCTGCCATGGTGCAAAGATCTTGGGCGAGCGTGCGAGTTAAAAGCCCTGTGATCTCCAAGGCCGTGATCAAGGTCTTAAATCGGTCTGGCTTGCGCACGACATCGGACTGCATCAACCAGTCAAACACCACATCGATAGCGAGTAATGTCGGTTTTTCGAGTGCGGCCATCACGGGTTTAAGCGTGTCAGCCTGTTGGATTGTCAGGACTGCCAAGTCAATACACTGACGTGGCGCCTTAAAAAAATCTGTTGCCAGTGGACTGCCGTGATTAAAGACCAACACGGCATAGCGAAGCTCTAGCGGCAAGTGTTGATGAGCGGCCTGATCAAGCGCAGTCATCGTCGCTGGCAGCGGCGCTCCAGCGCTGGCGTGTAAATCTGACCAGGCACCTGACGCCATCAGCAAATCAAGCATTCGAGAGGGTTGTTCCGCCATTAACCCTTTTTGAATCTCTTGCCAGACACGCTCTGCAACGAGCGCGCGGGTCTCGCCTGCGGTGACCATGGCCTTACATAAGGCCATGGTCTCTTGTGCGACAGTAAAGCTGGGCCATCGTGCAGCGAATCGTGCGATTCTTAAGAGCCGGACAGGATCTTCAGAAAATGCCGGGCCAATATGGCGAAACACCCCTGCCTGCAGATCCGTGAGCCCATGAAATGGATCAATCAACTCACCATGCTGGTTGATTGCAATGGCATTGATGGTTAAATCACGGCGCGACAAGTCTTCGGTTAACGTGACCGAGGCTGACGCATTAAAGACAAAACCTTTGTAACCGGTGCCCGATTTGCGCTCAGTTCGTGCAAGTGCGTATTCGTCATGGCTGACGGGGTGCAGGAACACCGGAAAGTCTTGGCCAACGGGCATAAAGCCCGCCGACAACATCTCATCGACAGTGGCGCCGACCACGACAAAATCAAGATCAGCGTTGGCGATGCCCAGAATCGCATCACGGACTGCACCGCCAACACAGAAGACGCCAATCTTTGGGCCGAGTCGATCCCGAACGGGGTCGGGGGCCGAGAGCACCTTGGCAAGCTGTGACAACGCAGATTGCGCGGTCACAGGCAGTCTGTGCTCAGGTTTTTGCACGACGCTCGGATAATCTTGCGCGGGGTGACTCTTTGCCCAGATAAGCGGGAGCCACCGCATGAATCGAGATTGGATTTTCAATGCCAAGGTCTGGTGACATCGGAGCGGCCGCAACGTTGGGCACACTGGCCGAGGCTAAATTGTCCCGGGACATCATGGGCTTACCGGGCAGGTTTTCCATCAGCCAGGCCTGCACCCAGGCAGCACCGTCGGGCAAGGGAATAATCGGCCGTGGACAGCCTGCATAAACGCCTGCCCAGTGGACCAACTCATACAGCGTCAAGACATCGGGGCCCACACATTCGTATTGCTTACCGATGGTGGCCGGGTTTTCCAGGCAGTTGGCAATGGCGTTGGCCAGATCTTGGACGGCGATTGGCTGAAACCTTGCATGAGGCGTTGCCAATGGAATGACGGGGGCGAATCGTTGCAATTTGGCAAATAGATTCATAAATTGGTCTTCTGCCCCAAAGACCACTGATGGCCGAAGAATTGTCAGATCAATATTTTGATTGGCCCGCAAGGCGGACTCTCCAGCCGCCTTAGAGCGCAGGTACATTGATGGCGCATGCTCGGCTGCACCCAGAGCACTGATGTGTACGAGCCGACGGATTTTGCGCCGGTTCATGCACCGTGCGATTCGGGCAGGAAGCTTGACATGGGCCGCGTCAAAATCTGGCCCCCATGGCTTGCCAGTCTTGCTGTGCAAGACACCCACCAGATTGACGACCATGTCGGCATTTTCAAAGGCGTCGTAAAGCTGGGCCTCGTCGTTGGGGTTGGCCTCGATGATTTCTAGTTTGGGCAATAACCATAGATCACGGGCTTGCTGACGCTTGCGGGTAATCACGCGCACCGATTTGCCACGCGAGATCAAGGTCGACGCCAAGGCGCGACCAATAAAACCAGAACCGCCAACAATGACCACATCAGCATGAAGCAACGGCATAGACATTCTCCGGTAGTAATCCAGGGGCTTGGCTTAACTTGGCTGCTCGCCTGGCACAACCTCGCCAAGCAGCTGCCGAAGCGACGGCACAGACCCTCCATTATGAAGGGCGTTGTATAAGACCGCATTGGTGAGCACTCGTTTCACATAGTCCCGTGTTTCCGGGAAGGGAATCGATTCTGCGAAGGCGGCACCCTCGATCTTTTTTGGTAAGGCGGATCGCCAAGACTGGGCCCGAGACGGCCCCGCGTTATAAGCGGCCGACGCCAACAGCGCCGAACCGCCAAATCGGTCTTGAAGCTGACGCATATAGGTGGTGCCAAGCCGCACATTAAGATTCACATCGGTCAGTTTGAGTTGGCGCGTGTTTTTCATACCAATATTTTTTGCAAGCATGCTGCCCGTGGCTGGCATGATTTGCATCAGTCCTGAGGCACCCACAGAAGATCGAATATCTGAAATAAAGCGTGACTCTTGTCGGATCAGGCCCAGGACCCACCATGGGTCCAAGGCAGCCTGTTTCGCGGCAGGCAACACCGTGTCTTTGTAAGGTGTTGGAAACCGCAGATGAAAGTCGTGCTGAGTTCTAGTGCGATCAGCTGCCGCAATGGCACGGTCAAAAAAACCAGCATCTCGGGCATGCAAGGCCGCCTGAATGAGTTCAGCATCACTTCGATTGCGCATTGCTGCCGACCACTCTTGGACAGCCTCGGCCCGAAGCCCCGCACGCAGCAAGGCATAGCTGCGTTCCATGCCCTGATCCCGATCAAGCCGCTGACGGTCATTGGCGGTGAGTTTCACGTTTGAGTTGGGTGGCAGCCGCACAGGGCTGCCCGTGAGTTCGCGGGCCAACACGCCATAAAAGCCGAAGTCATCTTGTAGGCCTGTGAGTATTTCTCGGGCCAGATCGGCAGACTCTGTTTCTTTGAGTGCAATCGCGCGCCAGTATTGCCAAGTGGGCTCGGCCCGGGCCGACTCCGACATGGCGGCCACAATCGTAGTGAGCCTGGCCCAATCGCTTCGCCGAATTGCTTCGCGGGCCGCATTTTGTAAATTGGCGTCGGGCTGTTGTGACAGACTCTTCCAGCCCTCGAGCATCAGCGGCCAGGCATTGGGATGGCTGCGACGCCAGAGTGCGGCGCCCACCGCAAAAGCGGCGTAATCGTGTTGTTCGAGGGTCAGCTCTTTTTGGTGACGCCGAAAATGTTCCTGGCTTGCCAGGCTGTCATTGCGGGTCAATCGAAGTATTTGACCAAGGGTGAGCTCGGTTTTAAGTGGATCAGGCCCCCTGGCGCCGAGCTCATGTGCTTTGGTATGGCGGCGAAAAATCTCGGCCATTTTGTTGTACTGGCTGTCTTGGCTCGATTGTGCGGCCCAGCGAAACCGTTGGCGTAGATAACCAGCTGTAATTTCCTCGCGCGTCGCCAACGTGTCGATCAGGCCCAGGCAGGTATCCAATGCTTCGTTGCCAATGACAAGCTGGGCAAGCGGGGTTGGCGCTGGCAAAAGCCCAAGCCGACCCTTGGTGCACTGAATTTGCGGGCCGCTCATCGTGACATTTAACTGAAGAATGACCTCGCCGGCCTCTGCCCAAAGGTCGCGCTTCACCAAGGCATTGATGAGATCACGCTGGGCCGATTCCACCAAGGGGTGCTCTGGATGCCGGGAGACAAACCCTTGGGTATGTTCACGCATTTCGCGGGCATCCATACTGGGAATGCTGAGCAAAAGTTTGAGTCGCCAATAGTCTGGCCAAACGGCCAAGAGATGATTCTTGTGCCTTGAAATGATGCGCTCGAGTTCGGGGATTTTGCCCTTCTCGAAAGCGGCCTTCGCTTGAACAATGGGCGCGGCCGGATTTTTCTCTGCCGTCGCTTTTTCAGAGGCCCCTCGATCGGCGGTTGCGTGGGCCAGAGAGGCATCTACCAATACGGCGAAGCAGCAGACCGCCAATTGAACAACGGTATGACGTGCGTGTCGAAGCAACAAAGGGCTTCCCCTAAGGAGATGGGATTGTCGAAGCTGGTTCACAGGGAGTAAATTTAACCGCAAATGGCACAAATCTTATCGATTGAAAAATCACCGTTGCGTCAGCGTCTGCTCGGCCAGCGTGAGCAGTTGTCGGCGCAAAAGCGGCTGGCCGCCGAAAAGAAAATTTCTGATGTCTTGTCGGCAAAGGCCGTCACCCAAGGGTGGTTAAAGGTCGCGGTGTTTCTGCCATGGCGGGGCGAGCCAGACCTGATGTCGACCTGGCGGGCCTGGCATGCCCGCGGCCTGTTATTGGCCTTGCCGGTGGTGGTGGCACGAGACGCCCCCTTGCTGATGCAGGCCTGGCAGCCGGGGGCGGCACTGATTCGGGATGCTATGGGCTTAAGTGTGCCCGCGCAGGCCCACACATTGGACTGCGACACCTGGCTAATCCCCTGTGTGGGGGTGGACCCCCAAGGAGCACGTCTAGGGGCGGGCAAGGGGTTTTATGACCGCACGATTGCGATCACGCCCAGCCCTTGGCCGCGCTTGGTTGGCGTTTGCTTTGATCATGCCCGGCATGACCAGAGTTTCGGTGAGGCGCATGACATCAGGCTCGATGCCTGCGTTACCGAAACTGGCTGGCACGACTTTAGGCGCTGACCAGGCTCAAGTCCCGCAGAATCGATAGCGTCGGTTCTGCGCGGTTCATGGTGTAGAAATGCAGGCCCGGTGCACCACCAGCGAGTAACTGATCACACAGGTCTGTTATCACTTCCTGGCCAAAGGCCTGGATAGATTGGGTGTCATCACCAAAGCCGGCCAAACGCTGCCGAATCCAACGTGGAATTTCCGCGCCACAGGCATCGGAAAAACGGGCCAGTTGCGAAAAGTTGGTAATCGGCATGATGCCGGGAATAACAGGAACATCAACGCCTAATTTCTCAATGTCTTCTAAAAACCGGAAGTAGGCATCGGAATTAAAAAAGTATTGGGTAATGGCCTGATCTGCACCTGCGGCAACTTTTTCTGCAAAAAACCGAAGGTCATCCTGGGCACTCTTGGCCTGCGGATGAATCTCTGGGTAGGCGGCCACTTCAATTTCAAACTGATTGCCGTGATGCTGGCGAATAAACCGGACCAGATCGCTGGCATGCTGAAACTCGCCCCCCTGGCCATAGCCCGAAGGCAGATCGCCGCGCAGTGCCACCAACCGTTGAATGCCCATCGATGCATAGAGTTCGAGCAGCTCTTGCATCTGGGCACTCGTTGCGCCGATACAAGAAATATGTGGCGCCACATCTTGGAATATGGGCAGCATCTGCCGAACCGTATCTAGCGAGCCCTCACGCGTTGAGCCGCCTGCACCATAGGTAACGGACACATATTCCGGTTGAATCAGCTTTAAGCTGGCCGCGACGTGACGCAGCTTGTCGGCGGCCTCTGGCGTTTTCGGGGGAAAGAACTCCAGGCTCAGGCTGATGTCAGCGCTGTCGCCTGAATCTACGGATTCGTAAGCTTGTGATTGCATAACCAGCCTTGGTGGTGGAGAGACTCTCCCGGGGTGCTAGTGATACCGGACCCCGGGGGTATGACGCTAAAGATTAATAACGATAGGTGTCAGGCTTATAAGGGCCCTCGACCGGAACGCCAATGTAGCGGGCCTGTTCGGGCGTGAGCTCGGTGAGCTGTGCACCAAGTTTTTTCAGCTGCAGGCGTGCTACTTTTTCATCCAGGTGCTTGGGCAGCACATAGACCTTGCCGCTCTCGTAGTAGTCCTTGTGGGTAAAGAGCTCAATCTGCGCAATCACTTGGTTGGCAAACGAAGAGCTCATCACATAGCTGGGGTGGCCGGTGCCACAACCCAAGTTCACCAGACGGCCCTGGGCGAGCAGGATGATGCGCTTGCCGTCTGGGAAGATCACGTGATCGACCTGGGGCTTGATCTCTTCCCACTTGCACTTGGAAAGTGATGCCACGTCAATCTCGTTATCGAAGTGGCCAATATTGCAGACAATCGACTGGTCTTTCATCTTGGCCATGTGCTCATAGGTGATCACATTTTTGTTGCCGGTGGCAGTCACAAAAATATCAGCCTTGTCTGCAGCGTAATCCATGGTCACTACGCGATAGCCTTCCATGGCGGCTTGTAGTGCACAGATCGGGTCCGATTCGGTCACCCAGACCTGGGCAGACAGCGCACGCAATGCCTGTGCAGAGCCCTTGCCCACATCACCATAGCCCGCGACCACCGCCACCTTGCCGGCGATCATCACGTCGGTCGCGCGCTTGATCGCATCTACCAAAGACTCGCGGCAGCCATACAGGTTGTCGAATTTGCTCTTGGTGACGGAATCGTTCACGTTGATGGCGCGAAATGCCAGTGTGCCTTTGGCGGACATTTCCTTGAGTCGATGTACCCCCGTGGTGGTCTCTTCAGTCACGCCGATCACAGCTTTCAAATTGCGCTCATAAAAGCCAGGGTCTTTGGCGAGTTGTTTTTTGATCGAGTTAAAAAGACAAGTCTCTTCTTCGCTATTGGGCGAAGACAGCACGGAAGGATTCTTTGCGGCTTCAGTGCCAAGGTGCAACAACAGGGTGGCATCGCCGCCGTCATCCAGAATCATGTTGGATGGCTGGCCATCGGACCAATCAAAAATACGATGGGTGTATTCCCAATACTCTTCCAGAGATTCGCCTTTATAGGCATAGACGGGAACGCCTGCTACTGCAATGGCAGCGGCAGCGTGGTCTTGAGTCGAGAAGATGTTGCATGACGCCCAACGGACTTGTGCTCCCAGATCCACCAGCGTTTCGATCAGCACGGCCGTTTGAATGGTCATGTGCAGGGAGCCAGTGATACGTGCGCCCTTCAGTGGTTTTTTGGCAGCGTACTCTTCCCGAATCGCCATCAGGCCTGGCATTTCGGTTTCAGCAATACGGATTTCTTTGCGGCCCCAGTCGGCCAAAGACAGGTCAGCCACTTTGAAGTCGGGCTGGCCATGTGCATCTACAGGTTTCAATACAGCGCTCATCTCGCGCTCCTTTCATGAAAATCGTTGAAGGTTTCGCGAGCGCCGTTCGATTACAGATTTCTTCAAGCCTGGGAGTGTCGGGCTGTGCCGCACTCTCGCAACGCTCCTTGAAGAGAAGCGAAAGTGTAAAGCAAAGCCCGCCTGATGGCGAGCCTTGCTTGGTTCTACATTACAGGCCGCAGGCAGCGCGCAAGGCGGCTGCTTTGTCGGTCTTCTCCCAAGAGAACTCCGGCAGCTCACGGCCGAAATGGCCATAAGATGCGGTCTTCTCATAAATGGGACGCAACAGATCCAACATCTGCACAATCCCCTTGGGCCGCAGATCAAAGACCTGCTGAACGGCCTGTGCGATTTTTTCATCTGACACCACGCCGGTGCCTTCGGTCGTCACCATGACGGAAGTTGGCTTGGCCACACCAATCGCGTAGCTCACCTGAATCAGGGCTTTTTTCGCCAGGCCCGCTGCCACGATATTTTTCGCAACATAGCGGCCGGCATACGCGGCAGACCGGTCGACCTTGGAGGGGTCTTTGCCCGAGAAGGCACCACCACCGTGGGGGGCAGCACCGCCGTAGGTGTCCACAATAATTTTGCGGCCGGTTAGGCCGCAATCGCCTTGCGGGCCACCCACGACAAAGCGGCCGGTGGGGTTGACCAGGTATTTGATTTCGCCTTTGACCAGCTCTTTTGGGAGCACTGGCTTGATGACCTCTTCAATCACGGCCTCGCGCAGCTTGTCCATGGGGATATCAGGCGAGTGCTGGGTGGAGAGCACCACGGTGTCGATGCTGTCGGGCCGGCCATCGACATAGCGCATGGTGACTTGGCTCTTGGCATCGGGCCGCAGCCATGGCAGGCGGCCATCTTTGCGCAGCATGGACTGGCGTTCCACCAAACGGTGGGAGTAATAAATAGGGGCGGGCATTAGCACCGGCGTTTCATCGCAGGCGTAGCCAAACATCAGACCCTGGTCGCCAGCACCCTGGTCCAGATTGTTGTCCTGGGCCTTATCCACACCCTGGGCGATGTCGGGGCTCTGCTTGTCATAGGCCACCAAGACCGCACAGCCCTTGTAGTCAATACCAAACTCGGTGTTGTCGTAGCCAATACGCTTCAATGTGTTGCGCGCAACCTGGATGTAATCGACATTGGCGTTGGTGGTGATTTCACCGGC
The nucleotide sequence above comes from beta proteobacterium MWH-UniP1. Encoded proteins:
- a CDS encoding 5-formyltetrahydrofolate cyclo-ligase translates to MAQILSIEKSPLRQRLLGQREQLSAQKRLAAEKKISDVLSAKAVTQGWLKVAVFLPWRGEPDLMSTWRAWHARGLLLALPVVVARDAPLLMQAWQPGAALIRDAMGLSVPAQAHTLDCDTWLIPCVGVDPQGARLGAGKGFYDRTIAITPSPWPRLVGVCFDHARHDQSFGEAHDIRLDACVTETGWHDFRR
- the metK gene encoding methionine adenosyltransferase, which produces MSKEFFFTSESVGEGHPDKVADQISDAILDAILAQDPRSRVAAETLCNTGLVVLAGEITTNANVDYIQVARNTLKRIGYDNTEFGIDYKGCAVLVAYDKQSPDIAQGVDKAQDNNLDQGAGDQGLMFGYACDETPVLMPAPIYYSHRLVERQSMLRKDGRLPWLRPDAKSQVTMRYVDGRPDSIDTVVLSTQHSPDIPMDKLREAVIEEVIKPVLPKELVKGEIKYLVNPTGRFVVGGPQGDCGLTGRKIIVDTYGGAAPHGGGAFSGKDPSKVDRSAAYAGRYVAKNIVAAGLAKKALIQVSYAIGVAKPTSVMVTTEGTGVVSDEKIAQAVQQVFDLRPKGIVQMLDLLRPIYEKTASYGHFGRELPEFSWEKTDKAAALRAACGL
- a CDS encoding SAM-dependent methyltransferase; its protein translation is MTPLVRKIQAQIQDAGGWIGADAFMQTALYTPGLGYYTGGADPFGQPQAKAGSARGDFVTGPMLGPWLAQAIWDWSKPLRLAHPGQATAAPFRIREFGGGRGDLAAALLRLAQASQACADASAGPIAIEMVELSADLQARQQAATRDLGNVVWTSSLTPGFSGLVLANEVIDAMPVRCFEWAGGDQVLEWGVGLSGEGNLVWQSRPADAELQAVVIDRQRAAAARGLPWDQGYRGEVCPWLAPWCRSLFESMDRGAVLLIDYGYAQPELDHPGRTRGTLCAHYQHRRFDEPRYLLDRIGQQDLTAHVDFSALARAATQAGFEVGGFVTQARFLMNTGLLESAQRLLHETQDMVLRTKLLQSLQVLLSESEMGEVFKVMLLTKNLPADLAEQLHAIGFALGDRHTSL
- a CDS encoding transglycosylase SLT domain-containing protein encodes the protein MLLRHARHTVVQLAVCCFAVLVDASLAHATADRGASEKATAEKNPAAPIVQAKAAFEKGKIPELERIISRHKNHLLAVWPDYWRLKLLLSIPSMDAREMREHTQGFVSRHPEHPLVESAQRDLINALVKRDLWAEAGEVILQLNVTMSGPQIQCTKGRLGLLPAPTPLAQLVIGNEALDTCLGLIDTLATREEITAGYLRQRFRWAAQSSQDSQYNKMAEIFRRHTKAHELGARGPDPLKTELTLGQILRLTRNDSLASQEHFRRHQKELTLEQHDYAAFAVGAALWRRSHPNAWPLMLEGWKSLSQQPDANLQNAAREAIRRSDWARLTTIVAAMSESARAEPTWQYWRAIALKETESADLAREILTGLQDDFGFYGVLARELTGSPVRLPPNSNVKLTANDRQRLDRDQGMERSYALLRAGLRAEAVQEWSAAMRNRSDAELIQAALHARDAGFFDRAIAAADRTRTQHDFHLRFPTPYKDTVLPAAKQAALDPWWVLGLIRQESRFISDIRSSVGASGLMQIMPATGSMLAKNIGMKNTRQLKLTDVNLNVRLGTTYMRQLQDRFGGSALLASAAYNAGPSRAQSWRSALPKKIEGAAFAESIPFPETRDYVKRVLTNAVLYNALHNGGSVPSLRQLLGEVVPGEQPS
- the metF gene encoding methylenetetrahydrofolate reductase [NAD(P)H], which translates into the protein MQSQAYESVDSGDSADISLSLEFFPPKTPEAADKLRHVAASLKLIQPEYVSVTYGAGGSTREGSLDTVRQMLPIFQDVAPHISCIGATSAQMQELLELYASMGIQRLVALRGDLPSGYGQGGEFQHASDLVRFIRQHHGNQFEIEVAAYPEIHPQAKSAQDDLRFFAEKVAAGADQAITQYFFNSDAYFRFLEDIEKLGVDVPVIPGIMPITNFSQLARFSDACGAEIPRWIRQRLAGFGDDTQSIQAFGQEVITDLCDQLLAGGAPGLHFYTMNRAEPTLSILRDLSLVSA
- the ahcY gene encoding adenosylhomocysteinase, whose product is MSAVLKPVDAHGQPDFKVADLSLADWGRKEIRIAETEMPGLMAIREEYAAKKPLKGARITGSLHMTIQTAVLIETLVDLGAQVRWASCNIFSTQDHAAAAIAVAGVPVYAYKGESLEEYWEYTHRIFDWSDGQPSNMILDDGGDATLLLHLGTEAAKNPSVLSSPNSEEETCLFNSIKKQLAKDPGFYERNLKAVIGVTEETTTGVHRLKEMSAKGTLAFRAINVNDSVTKSKFDNLYGCRESLVDAIKRATDVMIAGKVAVVAGYGDVGKGSAQALRALSAQVWVTESDPICALQAAMEGYRVVTMDYAADKADIFVTATGNKNVITYEHMAKMKDQSIVCNIGHFDNEIDVASLSKCKWEEIKPQVDHVIFPDGKRIILLAQGRLVNLGCGTGHPSYVMSSSFANQVIAQIELFTHKDYYESGKVYVLPKHLDEKVARLQLKKLGAQLTELTPEQARYIGVPVEGPYKPDTYRY
- a CDS encoding complex I NDUFA9 subunit family protein, producing MPLLHADVVIVGGSGFIGRALASTLISRGKSVRVITRKRQQARDLWLLPKLEIIEANPNDEAQLYDAFENADMVVNLVGVLHSKTGKPWGPDFDAAHVKLPARIARCMNRRKIRRLVHISALGAAEHAPSMYLRSKAAGESALRANQNIDLTILRPSVVFGAEDQFMNLFAKLQRFAPVIPLATPHARFQPIAVQDLANAIANCLENPATIGKQYECVGPDVLTLYELVHWAGVYAGCPRPIIPLPDGAAWVQAWLMENLPGKPMMSRDNLASASVPNVAAAPMSPDLGIENPISIHAVAPAYLGKESPRARLSERRAKT